A stretch of Cytobacillus sp. IB215665 DNA encodes these proteins:
- a CDS encoding ABC transporter ATP-binding protein: MIQLNNVSKYFDGQKALNSVNLQINKGSIFGLLGSNGAGKTTLLKLLAGIYKQHSGEVLINDEQVFENERLKQNIIFIPDVVYFFSHYSILQMAKYYKSIYHSWNEERFKELQRVFGLDPRNKIHRFSKGMQRQVAFWLALSTMPDVLILDEPLDGLDPVMRTRIKDLLIQDVAEREMTVLISSHNLQEVEGICDQIGILHKGQLIMQKEIDAIKSDVHKIQIAFSNNIPMNLFNEVDMLYKEERGSVIICIVRGHEQDIRTSFLRYQPVIFDVLPLTLEEIFIYEMGDVGYAIDDILV; this comes from the coding sequence ATGATACAACTAAATAATGTTAGTAAATATTTTGATGGTCAAAAAGCGTTGAACTCTGTCAATCTACAAATTAATAAAGGGTCGATATTTGGACTACTAGGATCTAATGGTGCTGGGAAGACAACTCTATTGAAGTTGCTTGCAGGGATTTATAAACAGCATAGTGGAGAAGTGCTAATTAATGATGAACAAGTTTTTGAAAATGAACGGTTAAAGCAAAATATCATTTTTATTCCAGATGTTGTCTACTTTTTCTCGCACTATTCAATTCTGCAAATGGCGAAGTACTATAAAAGCATATACCATTCGTGGAATGAAGAAAGATTTAAAGAACTTCAACGTGTATTTGGGCTTGATCCTCGAAATAAAATACATCGCTTTTCTAAGGGTATGCAACGTCAAGTTGCTTTTTGGTTAGCATTATCAACAATGCCTGACGTATTAATCTTGGACGAACCGCTTGATGGGCTTGACCCAGTTATGCGAACAAGGATAAAAGACTTGTTAATTCAAGATGTTGCAGAAAGAGAGATGACGGTTTTAATCTCTTCTCATAACCTCCAAGAAGTAGAAGGGATATGTGATCAAATTGGCATTTTACATAAAGGACAGCTCATCATGCAAAAGGAAATTGATGCGATAAAATCAGATGTACACAAAATACAAATTGCCTTTAGTAATAATATCCCTATGAATTTGTTCAACGAGGTAGATATGTTATATAAAGAAGAACGCGGTAGTGTTATTATTTGTATCGTTAGAGGGCATGAACAGGACATAAGAACAAGTTTCTTACGATACCAGCCCGTTATATTTGATGTTTTACCGCTCACATTGGAAGAGATATTTATTTATGAAATGGGGGATGTAGGCTATGCGATCGATGACATCCTGGTTTAA
- a CDS encoding Dps family protein — protein MTNTTLIQSLNQQLANWNVLYTKLHNYHWYVTGADFFTLHAKFEEFYDEAATYIDEIAERILTIEGQPIASLADYLKHTSIEEATNKETPKDMVGAIAEDFFKVIHESKLLIEQAEDANDQPTADMFIGIKNSLEKHVWMLKAYLK, from the coding sequence ATGACAAACACTACACTTATTCAATCTCTTAACCAACAACTAGCAAACTGGAACGTATTGTATACGAAGCTTCATAATTACCATTGGTATGTTACTGGAGCTGATTTCTTTACTCTACATGCTAAGTTTGAGGAATTTTACGACGAGGCAGCTACTTATATTGATGAAATCGCTGAAAGAATTCTAACTATCGAAGGACAACCTATTGCATCGTTAGCTGACTATTTAAAACACACTTCAATTGAAGAAGCAACGAACAAAGAAACACCAAAAGATATGGTTGGAGCCATTGCCGAAGACTTCTTTAAAGTGATCCACGAATCCAAACTATTAATTGAACAAGCAGAAGATGCTAATGATCAACCTACTGCGGATATGTTTATTGGCATTAAAAACTCATTAGAAAAGCATGTGTGGATGTTAAAAGCATATTTAAAATAA
- a CDS encoding phosphoadenylyl-sulfate reductase yields the protein MASITYDSWSDQLSTDIQAQFKESLDVLKWAYKEYKDEIVYACSFGAEGMVLIDLINKVNKTAKIVFLDTDVHFKETYELIDKVKEKYPTLQIMLQKPELTLKEQAEQHGDELWKTNPNQCCNIRKILPLQKALKGNLAWISGLRREQSQSRSHTNFINKDDKFQSIKICPLIHWSWEDIWNYIRFFNLPYNRLHDQGYPSIGCEYCTLPTGDDKDSRSGRWANSSKTECGLHQSG from the coding sequence ATGGCTTCAATAACGTATGATAGCTGGTCAGATCAACTATCAACAGATATTCAAGCACAGTTTAAAGAAAGTTTAGATGTGTTGAAATGGGCTTATAAGGAATATAAAGATGAGATCGTTTATGCTTGTAGTTTCGGGGCCGAAGGAATGGTTCTTATTGATCTCATTAATAAAGTTAATAAGACAGCTAAAATCGTTTTTCTTGATACAGATGTACATTTTAAAGAAACTTATGAGTTAATTGACAAAGTGAAAGAAAAATATCCTACCTTACAAATTATGCTTCAAAAACCAGAGCTAACTCTTAAAGAGCAGGCAGAACAACATGGTGATGAGCTTTGGAAAACAAACCCTAATCAATGCTGTAATATTAGAAAAATATTACCTCTGCAAAAAGCATTAAAAGGTAATTTAGCATGGATATCTGGACTAAGAAGAGAGCAATCTCAATCGAGGAGCCATACTAATTTCATCAATAAAGATGATAAGTTTCAGTCTATTAAAATATGTCCACTCATTCATTGGAGTTGGGAAGATATTTGGAATTATATCCGGTTCTTTAATTTGCCGTACAATCGCTTACACGATCAAGGCTATCCAAGTATCGGGTGTGAGTACTGTACGTTACCAACTGGTGATGATAAAGATTCCCGATCTGGACGTTGGGCAAATAGCTCTAAAACAGAATGCGGATTACATCAATCAGGTTAG
- a CDS encoding MarR family winged helix-turn-helix transcriptional regulator, translating to MDNITLFNKLIKFTDSVYSVTYELSKDEKPQNITSVQYDILVLIALKKRTSPSQVSDCLHISMPNVSRELKKLGEHNLIKRSSDVEDRRKQYISLSKEGEKLIEEIYNRILIKFNNRIKNPSQKELEEIDRAIDVLQKYVYFD from the coding sequence ATGGACAACATAACTCTTTTTAATAAATTGATTAAATTTACAGATTCAGTATATAGTGTTACTTACGAACTCTCGAAAGATGAGAAGCCACAAAATATTACATCCGTACAATATGATATTCTTGTTTTAATAGCATTAAAAAAACGAACTAGTCCCAGCCAAGTTAGCGATTGTCTTCATATATCAATGCCAAATGTTAGCCGTGAACTAAAAAAATTAGGGGAACACAATTTAATAAAAAGAAGTTCGGATGTAGAGGATCGAAGAAAACAGTACATTTCTCTCTCTAAGGAGGGGGAGAAGTTGATTGAAGAAATTTATAATCGCATCTTGATCAAGTTCAATAACAGAATCAAGAATCCTTCTCAAAAAGAATTAGAAGAAATTGATCGTGCTATTGATGTGCTACAAAAATACGTTTATTTTGACTAA
- a CDS encoding helix-turn-helix domain-containing protein: MNYLDSVQKAINLLEKNIEDNIELNDIAKTAMMSLPHLYRMFYSLTGHPIKDYVRKRRISVSSEHLKNLKKSIMDIALDCGFESQASFSKSFKKIVGVTPKNYRESDMYYCFERIDLFERVTYMEGRELFERYPEVNVIYVKDMTVFSYIYKSNRLEGIEQDAFKYVQQLIQNAKLDNKKIQCFGRNLNLEDDEVSHYNSNRYAYEMLIYAKGDLDFTIEGMEIKDIHGGMYAVGSTQSDSDKEIISLWNRIYSEWLPKSLFKEGSHTYLEEYITYSQKLVRMKLYLPIERQLKPELIKIEEVESFQVAYCKVFGLDSLDKADKTLSQWLETDSSLDCTNSNLYVSYNYGNEDKVEYWSEYGITTGSNCKKIHNPNIKRKTLGGGLYAVIETKAYGTLIGVLEMIHRWIVGEKKYILDDSRQWFAQYNSSPFNSNAYEVTARSYIPINERSK, translated from the coding sequence ATGAATTATTTAGATAGTGTTCAAAAAGCTATCAATCTTTTAGAAAAAAATATTGAAGACAATATAGAACTAAATGATATTGCTAAGACAGCAATGATGTCACTTCCTCATTTATACCGTATGTTTTATTCGCTTACTGGTCACCCAATCAAGGATTATGTGCGCAAAAGACGCATAAGCGTTTCTTCGGAACATCTGAAAAACTTAAAAAAATCAATTATGGATATTGCTTTAGATTGTGGATTTGAATCACAAGCATCTTTTTCAAAATCATTCAAAAAAATAGTTGGAGTTACACCGAAAAATTACCGAGAATCGGATATGTATTATTGTTTCGAAAGGATTGATTTATTCGAGAGAGTAACTTACATGGAGGGACGTGAATTGTTTGAAAGATACCCAGAGGTTAATGTGATTTATGTAAAAGATATGACTGTATTCAGCTATATCTATAAATCAAATCGTCTAGAAGGCATTGAACAGGATGCTTTTAAGTATGTTCAACAGTTAATACAAAATGCGAAGTTAGATAACAAGAAAATTCAGTGTTTCGGGCGTAACCTCAATTTAGAAGATGATGAGGTATCACATTATAATTCTAATAGGTATGCATATGAAATGCTTATATATGCGAAAGGAGATCTTGATTTTACGATTGAAGGAATGGAAATTAAGGATATACACGGTGGGATGTATGCTGTTGGATCAACCCAATCAGATAGTGATAAAGAAATTATTTCTTTATGGAATCGAATTTACTCTGAATGGCTGCCTAAAAGTTTATTTAAAGAAGGCTCTCATACATATCTAGAGGAGTACATTACATATAGCCAAAAGTTAGTGCGAATGAAACTTTATTTGCCAATTGAGCGTCAGCTAAAGCCTGAACTTATTAAGATAGAGGAAGTTGAATCGTTTCAGGTTGCTTATTGCAAGGTTTTTGGGTTAGACAGCTTAGATAAAGCTGATAAAACCTTATCTCAATGGTTAGAAACTGATTCTTCATTGGATTGTACAAATAGTAACCTTTATGTATCTTACAATTATGGAAATGAAGACAAGGTAGAATATTGGAGTGAATATGGTATTACAACTGGTTCTAATTGTAAGAAAATTCACAACCCTAATATTAAACGAAAGACTTTAGGTGGAGGATTGTATGCTGTTATTGAAACGAAAGCATATGGAACATTAATTGGTGTTTTAGAAATGATACACCGTTGGATCGTCGGTGAAAAGAAATATATACTAGATGATTCGAGACAGTGGTTTGCACAATACAACTCCTCTCCATTTAATTCAAATGCCTATGAGGTTACCGCTCGAAGTTATATACCTATTAATGAAAGGAGCAAATAG
- a CDS encoding helix-turn-helix domain-containing protein, which translates to MEEIQKILGKNLKAIREKQKLSLEKVSDLSGVSKAMIGQIERGESSPTITTIWKIANGLKVSFTSLINVPEPEAKIVLRDEVQVLSDDNGRYRVFPTFPFSENKQFELYSIEIEPEGNLDSRGHKDGTEEYITVFDGEVLISINGSNYKLKNGDSIKFKADRPHSYYNTGDILARLSMTIYYPE; encoded by the coding sequence ATGGAAGAGATTCAGAAAATATTAGGAAAAAATCTGAAGGCCATACGAGAAAAGCAAAAACTAAGCTTAGAAAAGGTTTCTGACCTAAGTGGTGTCAGTAAAGCCATGATTGGTCAAATTGAAAGAGGAGAATCAAGTCCAACTATAACAACGATTTGGAAAATTGCGAATGGGTTAAAGGTTTCTTTTACATCACTAATAAATGTTCCTGAACCTGAAGCTAAAATTGTTTTAAGAGATGAGGTCCAAGTTTTATCAGACGATAATGGGAGGTACAGAGTTTTTCCTACCTTTCCTTTTTCAGAAAATAAGCAGTTTGAATTATACTCAATTGAAATAGAACCAGAGGGGAACTTAGATTCTCGTGGACACAAGGATGGAACCGAGGAATATATTACTGTTTTTGACGGAGAAGTCCTTATAAGTATAAATGGGTCGAACTATAAATTGAAAAATGGTGATTCAATTAAATTTAAGGCTGATAGACCACATTCATATTACAACACGGGGGATATATTAGCTCGATTAAGTATGACGATTTACTACCCAGAATAA
- a CDS encoding GyrI-like domain-containing protein, with amino-acid sequence MSKNNSIRELIPLEDYHPQQTPHALKVILGKQYQQKTRHFEVKIVTIEQFNMLALKVNGSMKNFEAGHEVRKGWKRLQDIIVANNIVSVEENEGIVFYDQANMVQSDGSIELSIGVKVEEIPYIPKECTKVTIPKRHYAKIECRCFSKEQMNLRYDYLNKWFKDKGYQIDNNSFSLEPNRLDSFNPFEIPADEIQVFDFDILYPIK; translated from the coding sequence GTGAGTAAGAATAATTCTATAAGAGAATTAATTCCTTTAGAAGACTATCACCCTCAACAGACACCACATGCCTTAAAAGTGATTTTAGGTAAACAGTATCAGCAGAAAACAAGACACTTTGAAGTAAAGATCGTCACCATTGAACAGTTTAATATGCTAGCTCTTAAGGTTAATGGTAGCATGAAAAATTTTGAAGCGGGACATGAAGTAAGAAAAGGGTGGAAAAGACTACAGGATATCATTGTTGCAAATAATATAGTTTCTGTAGAAGAGAATGAAGGGATTGTCTTTTACGATCAAGCAAATATGGTTCAGTCTGATGGTTCGATTGAACTTTCTATAGGAGTAAAAGTGGAGGAAATTCCTTATATTCCTAAGGAGTGCACAAAAGTGACTATTCCGAAAAGACATTATGCAAAGATAGAATGCCGTTGCTTCAGTAAAGAACAAATGAATCTTAGGTACGATTATCTAAATAAATGGTTTAAGGACAAAGGATATCAAATTGATAATAACTCTTTCTCTCTTGAACCAAATCGTCTAGATTCATTTAATCCGTTTGAAATACCAGCTGATGAGATACAAGTTTTTGATTTTGATATATTGTATCCAATTAAGTAA
- a CDS encoding GNAT family N-acetyltransferase, whose translation MLNIEIRRPRSGDNVELNQFFSTVIIDTYAREGLSELFDEIENEIENKKQYLKCDFDSNGKNRYFLIASDKNNNKIIGTIEYGPASELINSCTGSILSELYEVGTVFVHPDFQNRGIGTLLLNVMFLTLLNRGIKEFCLDSGYTNAQKIWKKKFGEPDYLMKDYWGEGFDHMIWRRSTNDMSIIFNS comes from the coding sequence ATGCTTAATATTGAGATAAGAAGGCCACGAAGTGGGGATAATGTCGAGCTAAATCAATTTTTTAGTACAGTCATTATAGATACATATGCAAGAGAAGGTTTATCGGAATTGTTTGATGAGATAGAAAATGAAATTGAAAATAAGAAACAATACTTGAAATGTGACTTTGATAGCAATGGGAAGAATCGGTATTTTTTAATAGCTTCAGATAAAAATAATAATAAAATTATCGGTACAATTGAATACGGTCCAGCTAGTGAGCTGATTAATAGTTGTACAGGTAGTATATTGAGCGAGTTGTATGAGGTAGGTACTGTATTTGTACATCCAGATTTTCAAAATCGAGGTATTGGGACTTTACTATTAAATGTGATGTTTTTGACCTTACTGAATAGAGGAATAAAGGAATTTTGTTTGGATAGCGGATATACAAATGCACAAAAGATATGGAAGAAAAAATTTGGAGAGCCTGATTATTTAATGAAGGACTATTGGGGTGAGGGATTCGATCATATGATTTGGAGGAGAAGTACTAATGATATGTCCATTATATTTAATAGTTGA
- the coaW gene encoding type II pantothenate kinase, whose product MNHSNIGIDAGGTLVKVAYSNKDLIKYKLFSSHRLDEVVSWIRSSFHHPEICLTGGKQQVLANKLELPTRSILEFDATCKGVAFILKQHQLFLGDSYILANIGTGTSIHIVKNGEQQRIGGTGVGGGTLMGLSYLYSGKKDFTEIIQISRDGNRGNVDLKVSDIFEGVVPPISGDLTASNFGNIGKLSKEPPSQSDIIASIIGLIGETVVTICEQAANRFDSQSIVYIGSTFRSNPILKNIIKEYTEMRKKKPFFLEEGEFSGAVGALISLK is encoded by the coding sequence ATGAATCACTCAAATATAGGAATTGATGCTGGCGGTACACTCGTTAAAGTTGCGTACTCAAATAAAGATTTAATTAAATATAAATTATTTTCATCTCATAGACTAGATGAGGTTGTTTCATGGATTCGATCTTCTTTTCATCACCCAGAAATTTGTCTAACTGGTGGTAAACAACAAGTTCTTGCTAATAAGTTAGAATTACCTACAAGATCTATCTTAGAATTTGATGCTACATGCAAGGGAGTAGCATTTATTTTAAAGCAGCACCAACTTTTTCTAGGAGACAGTTATATTTTAGCGAATATTGGAACTGGAACTTCCATACATATTGTGAAAAACGGTGAACAACAACGAATTGGTGGAACTGGTGTTGGTGGGGGAACATTGATGGGTTTGTCTTATTTATATTCTGGAAAAAAAGATTTTACTGAGATCATTCAAATATCAAGGGATGGTAATAGAGGTAATGTTGACTTAAAAGTAAGTGATATTTTTGAAGGGGTTGTACCTCCCATTTCAGGAGATCTTACAGCAAGTAATTTTGGAAACATAGGTAAACTCTCCAAAGAACCCCCTTCTCAATCTGACATAATTGCTTCCATAATTGGCCTTATAGGAGAAACAGTTGTCACAATTTGCGAACAGGCGGCAAATCGTTTTGATTCACAATCAATCGTATATATTGGTTCAACTTTTCGTTCTAATCCAATATTAAAGAATATAATTAAAGAATATACCGAAATGAGAAAAAAGAAACCCTTCTTTTTGGAAGAAGGTGAATTTAGTGGAGCTGTAGGTGCTTTAATCAGTTTGAAATAA
- a CDS encoding GyrI-like domain-containing protein: MEKLEHMKPSIVEHEELKLVGIPCVSLKEMKSKFENAKESLFTLVKHLPHIINERIHYGIWPVSELQDNPETHVYILCVEVESFKNIPDWLIKITLPKQRCVVVRNKDHSFDDAGEALYSYIESNNIELSSIGLQYRICERYNYDGEGYTRYTLPIVS, encoded by the coding sequence TTGGAAAAATTAGAACATATGAAACCGTCAATTGTTGAACATGAAGAATTGAAACTTGTAGGAATACCATGTGTCAGTTTAAAAGAAATGAAAAGTAAATTTGAGAATGCTAAAGAAAGTTTATTTACTTTAGTCAAGCACTTACCACATATAATTAACGAGCGGATTCATTACGGAATTTGGCCTGTTTCCGAATTACAGGATAATCCTGAGACACATGTTTATATTCTATGTGTTGAAGTTGAATCGTTTAAAAATATCCCAGATTGGTTAATTAAAATTACACTTCCTAAGCAACGTTGTGTAGTAGTTAGAAACAAAGACCATAGCTTTGATGATGCAGGAGAAGCACTTTATTCATACATTGAAAGTAATAACATAGAGTTAAGCTCGATTGGTTTGCAGTACCGAATTTGTGAAAGATACAACTATGATGGTGAGGGATATACACGATATACTCTTCCAATCGTTTCATAA
- a CDS encoding DUF6449 domain-containing protein — translation MRSMTSWFKGGIFIQDVRSVLWVGTIYFMLLLLTVPLSIIDFYNQLNKGFIYREFDFFSDVQYIIIITVPVVLAIFIFRYLQTKRSVDFIHSMPIKRSTIFHHHMIFGAVNLVLPVILTACIAIVLRLTLQLDAYISLNDIFNWSGSIVLFTLFIFVISVFVGMFTGLSVAHGILTYIFLLFPYGITVLISMNLGVLLYGFNYEYYLNVGIEKLSPLTSWYNRFFGYSNEPVEIFTYTEVIGYVIVMVFIYLFSILIYKKRGSETATQAVTFSILQPVFKYGVTFCTMLVGGVYLWTYQQSFSWTIVGYVIGSIIGYCVAEMTLQKSWRIVPINKGYAVFTATMVLLITVINFDIIGFEEKMPNINEVEKVYFDNGIYSYLKDDEGIKRFEYADSKNIVHVYNLHQQLVKDKEKNKNNNEAVINIHVVYGLTNGKKFVRSYDIPKDGTYENYYKPIYESAEFKKMDYDELFAIDAEHIEQLVFSPSHELDKEKTVAEDEKIEEFLTLIREDILSQEYEDMRAGKGNGGDVTIRLGNSSPLFANYGRGLERKTAISIHWDYSYNRIVTWLEQNDYMQYATIHPEEISNMRIIELNNDEIKLVENIFWRDTDNLEEMFEDDSRDVLTISNDEQILDSLRNYQAVFSYSERSNHAKYIVYFESVYGDYSFFSSFNDANVPGYINEYFSSN, via the coding sequence ATGCGATCGATGACATCCTGGTTTAAAGGAGGCATCTTCATTCAAGATGTGAGGAGTGTGCTATGGGTCGGCACAATCTATTTTATGTTACTATTGCTTACTGTCCCATTATCTATTATTGATTTCTATAATCAGTTAAATAAAGGTTTTATTTATCGGGAATTTGATTTCTTTTCAGATGTGCAATATATAATTATTATTACTGTGCCAGTTGTTCTAGCTATCTTTATATTCCGTTATTTACAAACGAAAAGGTCTGTTGATTTTATTCATAGCATGCCGATAAAACGTTCAACGATTTTTCATCATCATATGATATTTGGTGCAGTCAATCTTGTATTACCAGTGATCCTTACTGCTTGCATCGCTATAGTCTTAAGGTTAACTTTGCAGTTGGATGCATATATATCACTGAATGATATATTCAATTGGTCAGGAAGCATTGTTTTATTTACGTTGTTTATCTTTGTTATAAGTGTATTTGTGGGGATGTTTACAGGGTTGTCTGTAGCCCATGGGATATTAACGTATATTTTCTTGCTGTTTCCATATGGGATAACTGTTTTAATATCGATGAATCTTGGTGTTTTACTATATGGGTTTAACTATGAATATTATTTGAATGTTGGAATTGAAAAGCTATCTCCCCTCACAAGCTGGTATAATAGATTTTTTGGATACAGCAATGAACCTGTAGAGATATTTACTTACACAGAAGTAATCGGGTATGTCATTGTAATGGTTTTTATTTATCTATTCTCAATATTGATTTATAAAAAAAGAGGGTCAGAAACCGCAACCCAAGCAGTAACTTTTAGTATTTTACAGCCTGTATTTAAATATGGGGTAACCTTTTGTACGATGCTTGTAGGTGGCGTCTACCTTTGGACTTATCAACAAAGTTTTTCTTGGACAATCGTAGGGTATGTCATCGGTTCGATAATTGGGTATTGTGTAGCTGAAATGACTTTACAAAAATCATGGAGAATCGTTCCAATTAATAAAGGTTATGCTGTTTTTACGGCAACGATGGTTTTGCTCATTACTGTCATTAATTTTGATATCATTGGCTTTGAAGAAAAAATGCCAAACATTAATGAAGTTGAAAAGGTTTATTTTGACAATGGTATATATTCTTATTTGAAAGACGATGAAGGCATTAAACGTTTTGAATATGCTGACAGTAAAAATATTGTACACGTTTATAACCTTCACCAACAGCTAGTAAAAGATAAGGAGAAAAATAAAAACAACAATGAAGCGGTAATAAACATACATGTTGTTTATGGACTAACGAACGGTAAGAAGTTTGTACGGTCTTATGATATACCAAAAGATGGTACTTACGAAAATTATTATAAACCGATTTACGAATCTGCTGAATTTAAGAAGATGGATTATGATGAACTATTTGCAATAGATGCTGAGCATATTGAACAACTTGTTTTTTCTCCTAGTCATGAATTAGACAAAGAAAAAACTGTAGCTGAAGATGAGAAAATTGAGGAGTTTTTAACATTAATTCGAGAAGATATTTTAAGTCAAGAATATGAGGACATGAGGGCTGGAAAAGGTAATGGAGGCGATGTAACCATCAGGTTAGGAAATAGCTCCCCATTGTTTGCAAACTATGGAAGGGGATTGGAAAGGAAAACGGCAATTTCTATTCATTGGGACTATTCATATAATCGAATAGTTACATGGTTAGAACAAAATGATTATATGCAATACGCGACCATTCATCCCGAAGAAATCTCAAATATGAGGATTATTGAATTAAACAATGATGAAATAAAGTTAGTAGAGAATATTTTTTGGCGTGATACAGATAATCTAGAAGAGATGTTTGAAGATGATTCCAGAGATGTACTTACCATCTCAAATGACGAACAAATACTAGATAGTTTACGGAATTATCAAGCTGTTTTTAGTTATTCTGAAAGAAGTAATCACGCAAAATATATCGTGTATTTTGAATCAGTATATGGGGACTATTCTTTCTTTAGTAGCTTCAACGATGCAAACGTACCAGGCTATATCAACGAATATTTTAGTAGTAATTAA
- a CDS encoding GntR family transcriptional regulator codes for MFNLDLRSRQPIYEQLVDNIKQLIINEVLKPDEQLPSVRALAKQLTINPNTIQKAYRELEHQGYIYSVKGRGSFVTPSPQLPNQEKLEKMMEEIKKLLLEAFYLGMTKEQSIQLINEVEKVVKGGERYDTTK; via the coding sequence ATGTTTAATTTAGATCTCCGAAGTAGACAGCCAATCTATGAGCAATTAGTTGATAATATCAAACAGTTGATTATTAACGAAGTACTTAAGCCTGATGAGCAACTGCCATCGGTTCGGGCATTAGCAAAACAATTAACGATTAATCCTAATACGATTCAAAAAGCATATCGTGAGCTTGAACATCAGGGGTATATTTATTCTGTGAAAGGAAGAGGTAGCTTCGTTACACCATCGCCACAACTCCCTAATCAAGAGAAGCTCGAAAAGATGATGGAAGAAATCAAGAAATTACTATTAGAAGCGTTTTATTTAGGTATGACAAAAGAGCAAAGTATACAGCTAATTAATGAAGTAGAAAAAGTGGTCAAAGGAGGAGAACGCTATGATACAACTAAATAA
- a CDS encoding LysE family translocator translates to MPLLPFLLFVLISSFTPGPNNFMAMSFATKYGLKKTLKFCIGVGLGFFTLISLCSIFNHLLLKIMPSIKTPLTILGVSYMLYLAFKTIKDNGTDDKKNDSNEKKNLFVIGFLVQFINPKGILYGVTVVSSFIHPYYNSYIIYFIYALFLGFVGIVSSCSWSLFGTIFQKLLDKYRSLFNIIMALLLVYSAISIIIH, encoded by the coding sequence ATGCCTTTATTACCATTTCTTTTGTTTGTTTTGATCAGTAGCTTCACACCAGGGCCCAATAATTTTATGGCTATGTCATTTGCCACTAAATATGGACTAAAGAAAACACTCAAATTTTGTATAGGGGTTGGTTTAGGTTTTTTTACACTTATCTCACTATGCAGTATTTTTAACCACTTGCTTTTAAAAATTATGCCCAGCATTAAAACACCCTTAACCATATTGGGTGTCAGTTACATGTTATATCTAGCATTTAAAACTATCAAAGACAATGGAACGGATGATAAAAAGAATGATAGTAATGAAAAAAAGAATCTATTTGTTATTGGCTTCTTAGTTCAGTTTATAAATCCAAAAGGGATTCTATATGGAGTTACAGTAGTGTCTTCATTTATTCATCCTTATTACAATTCATATATAATTTACTTTATTTATGCCTTATTTTTAGGGTTTGTTGGTATTGTCAGTTCATGTAGTTGGAGTTTATTCGGGACTATCTTTCAGAAGTTATTAGATAAATATAGGAGTCTATTTAACATTATTATGGCGTTATTATTGGTTTATAGTGCCATCTCCATTATTATCCATTGA